TTGCTCTTGGCGCGGCGCTTTTATTCAATGCGCCTGTCAACGCAGGAAGTACTCAGTTTGAAGAAAGCAAATTTGCTGCCCCTCAGATTTCTAAGTTTGCAAAGCAGGTTGAGCACTATGCTGCAGCTCAGCAAGCTAATGTATTTATAATTGGTCGTGTTGGCCAGCCAAAGAAAGATTTACCAAAAGGGTTTGAATTTACACATGTTGCTTTAGCTGTGTATTCAGAAATCACAACTGATGACGGTGCCAAGAAAAAAGGTTATGCCATTCATAATCTTTATCAATATGAAGATGATTTAAGTAAGAGTTCACTAGTTATTGATTACCCAACGGACTTCTTTTGGTCAGTATATGAATTAGAGGCTGGAATTGCTGTTCCTGTGCCTAAGTTGCAAGCCCAAATAATAAATGCAATCAACAATGGTGTGCCAGCCGCAGTGCATAACTCTCGTTATTCATTGATTGCGAATCCATTTAATGCTGAACGCCAGAACTGTACAGAGCATACGCTTGATGTGATTAACGCGTCAATATATAACACAACCGACATAGCGCAGCTTAAAGCAAACGCAAAGTCATACTTTAAACCTCAGCCAGTGAAGGTGAATCCATTTAAATTAATGTTAGGTAACATGTTTAAAGATGATATTTTTACTAGTGACCATAGTGGTGACATTGAGGTTGCGTCATTTATGTCAATAATGCGTTATTTACGTGAGCAAGAGCTCCTAGCTCATGCAGCCATAATTACGCCTGACTCTGAAAAAGTGCTTTAACTCTGAGATACTTAACAATATGTAGAGTTACTCTTATTCTGAAGTTAGTACTAACTATCATGATAAGAGTAACCTCCATAATTGCTAAACTTTGTGTTTAATACTCGGCAATAATCTCTATTTAATGCTTCCACCATTGCCGAGGGCATTCTCTAATCCCCGCTTTTTTGAGTGCGGCTCGGGTTGCTGAAATATCTTGCTCATTTAAAAACTTACCCACATGGCAACTATGTTGGTGATCGGTTAAAACCAACGAGGTGGTATCAAACTCGTGTTCTGGCTCTATAATCACCAAATAACAGTCATCTCTGGCAAAACTCAGCTGTGGTAGGATTTTTGTGCGCCCTGCCAGTATTGAAATGGTATTGTCGGTAAATTCAATGATCTGCTTTTGATAGGTATAACACGAAACCCGATAGGTTAAATAAGCAAGCAAACTTACCTCTAACCCTGCGAATGGAAGCACTAACCATACACCAAGTAGGGTCCAAATTGTTGCGATTATTAACGTAACACCACCTAAAATAAAAATAAGTAGTTTACTTTGTTGCCAAGTAGCAGACCGATTGGGCGATAATACGATGGTGAATCGGTGCGGTCTTAGTTCTGTTGCAACCATAACTTACATCACAAGGACGGCAAATTTTTACGTCATTTAGGTATAGCTTAAAATTAGCGTTTTTACCTTAGAAAAGCTTAGCTAAGGTTTAACGGATCGGGAAAACAATAAGTTATATACCTAAAGAGGTTAGCCAGCCATAAATGGTTTTGTGTAGGCGTTCATATTGTGCGGTATAAGATGTATCAC
This is a stretch of genomic DNA from Flocculibacter collagenilyticus. It encodes these proteins:
- a CDS encoding DUF2244 domain-containing protein, which translates into the protein MVATELRPHRFTIVLSPNRSATWQQSKLLIFILGGVTLIIATIWTLLGVWLVLPFAGLEVSLLAYLTYRVSCYTYQKQIIEFTDNTISILAGRTKILPQLSFARDDCYLVIIEPEHEFDTTSLVLTDHQHSCHVGKFLNEQDISATRAALKKAGIRECPRQWWKH
- a CDS encoding DUF2145 domain-containing protein, with amino-acid sequence MKTTIQQSLVTLALGAALLFNAPVNAGSTQFEESKFAAPQISKFAKQVEHYAAAQQANVFIIGRVGQPKKDLPKGFEFTHVALAVYSEITTDDGAKKKGYAIHNLYQYEDDLSKSSLVIDYPTDFFWSVYELEAGIAVPVPKLQAQIINAINNGVPAAVHNSRYSLIANPFNAERQNCTEHTLDVINASIYNTTDIAQLKANAKSYFKPQPVKVNPFKLMLGNMFKDDIFTSDHSGDIEVASFMSIMRYLREQELLAHAAIITPDSEKVL